One genomic segment of Pristiophorus japonicus isolate sPriJap1 chromosome 8, sPriJap1.hap1, whole genome shotgun sequence includes these proteins:
- the LOC139268231 gene encoding transcription factor HES-5-like encodes MAPKTSGVIPRDYSEQKVTRKEKYKLMKPIIEKKRRDRINSSIGQLKALLGEEFQNQEPNMKMEKADILEMTVNYLKLHSQRMFTVTYSKTLTQNFKEGYSRCLQEIQHFTFAPESKTDVQHKLVSHLHRAQDPPKSLSYSVPPVHPPLCQPGTKQEVKPSTTALWRPW; translated from the exons ATGGCTCCTAAAACCTCTGGCGTTATCCCAAGGGACTATTCCGAGCAAAAAGTCACACGAAAGGAAAAATATAAA TTGATGAAACCAATTATTGAAAAAAAGCGCCGAGATCGCATAAACAGCAGCATTGGTCAACTAAAGGCTTTACTGGGGGAAGAGTTTCAGAATCAAGAACCAAATATGAAAATGGAGAAAGCTGACATCCTGGAGATGACCGTGAATTACCTGAAACTTCACAGTCAGCGCATGTTCACAG TGACCTACAGCAAGACCCTCACTCAgaattttaaggaaggatattcacgCTGTCTGCAGGAAATTCAGCATTTTACGTTCGCCCCGGAAAGCAAGACCGACGTTCAGCATAAACTCGTGAGCCATTTGCACAGAGCTCAGGACCCTCCCAAGAGCCTGTCTTACTCTGTTCCTCCTGTGCACCCTCCTCTCTGTCAACCAGGCACCAAGCAGGAAGTTAAACCCAGCACCACGGCACTCTGGAGACCCTGGTAG